From Variimorphobacter saccharofermentans, one genomic window encodes:
- a CDS encoding sensor histidine kinase encodes MVKMTLNNFKIRTKLLLIYFFCVLMPLIFTDGIILYSIQRNARQDQLTALKDAMKRLEYNLDEIVNGSILFTHNLYTDQLLNDFLNHQYSSSLDYYYNYTMMQRNNSLSYNYNYGILTKIEIFADNDTLLSGGKISSLNKVKNSQWYQSFMKSGEDVFLYTYYDEMKKKIPGSGSSRTISIIRKLDHFGYNGIEKILKIDIDYNVMLQDVLNEKIDGQIYVRNKDYILFSNLPKDNSVKEYMSARVLDEVKPTISRTFQIGRQDWEIVIVTKEKPFWSIIFENKEVIILILLNIALPTLLIYLVGKSISKRLSMVAAYIGKVEQEQFEVISCQEGDDEIGKLIRNYNMMVLRIKDLIEVVFKGNAEKQALELSKKQAELKAIQSQVNPHFLYNTLETIRMRSLIKNEDETADIIGELAVLFRKSMNWGSDFVTLNEEMSFIEKYIKIQKYRFGDKIKYYHYVMEECKNYYIPKLSIATFVENACIHGIEAMSTEGVISITITQNSEFLNIEISDNGKGFEDQELEQLRWSFEHADNKLLNESKSTGMLNAFLRLKMFCEGKLSFEVDSSIDNGTDITIQLPLQYVITNMDQKDGKEDITND; translated from the coding sequence ATGGTGAAAATGACGTTAAATAATTTTAAAATAAGAACCAAGCTTCTGTTAATATATTTCTTCTGTGTCTTGATGCCCCTCATATTCACAGATGGAATCATACTTTATTCTATTCAGAGAAATGCCAGACAGGATCAGCTTACAGCATTAAAGGATGCAATGAAGCGTTTGGAGTATAATTTGGATGAAATAGTAAATGGAAGTATTCTGTTTACCCACAACTTGTATACCGATCAGCTTTTAAATGATTTTCTAAACCATCAGTATAGTAGTAGTCTTGACTATTACTATAATTATACAATGATGCAAAGAAATAACAGCCTAAGTTATAATTATAACTATGGCATACTTACGAAAATAGAGATTTTTGCAGACAATGATACGCTGTTAAGCGGAGGAAAAATATCCTCTTTAAATAAGGTGAAGAATTCACAGTGGTATCAGTCCTTTATGAAAAGTGGAGAGGATGTATTTCTCTATACCTATTATGATGAGATGAAGAAGAAAATCCCCGGCAGTGGCTCTAGTAGGACAATAAGTATTATTCGAAAACTAGATCATTTTGGATACAATGGTATTGAGAAGATTTTAAAGATTGATATTGATTATAATGTAATGCTGCAGGATGTTTTAAATGAAAAGATAGATGGGCAAATCTATGTTAGAAACAAAGATTATATTCTGTTCTCCAATCTTCCAAAGGATAATAGTGTGAAGGAATATATGAGTGCTCGCGTACTAGATGAGGTTAAGCCTACTATTTCCAGAACCTTTCAGATTGGACGTCAGGATTGGGAGATAGTGATAGTAACTAAGGAAAAACCATTCTGGAGCATTATTTTTGAGAATAAGGAAGTTATTATTCTTATATTACTGAATATTGCATTGCCTACATTATTGATATATCTGGTTGGAAAGTCAATAAGCAAGCGTTTATCCATGGTAGCTGCCTATATCGGAAAGGTGGAACAGGAGCAGTTTGAAGTGATATCCTGTCAAGAGGGCGATGATGAAATTGGCAAATTAATTCGCAATTATAATATGATGGTTCTAAGGATTAAAGACCTGATTGAAGTAGTATTTAAAGGTAATGCTGAAAAACAAGCATTGGAGCTTTCAAAAAAGCAGGCAGAGCTGAAAGCCATACAGAGTCAGGTGAATCCACATTTTCTATATAATACCTTAGAGACTATTCGTATGCGTAGTTTGATAAAAAACGAAGACGAAACAGCGGATATTATTGGAGAATTAGCTGTGCTGTTCCGTAAAAGTATGAATTGGGGATCTGATTTTGTTACGCTCAATGAGGAAATGAGCTTTATAGAGAAATATATTAAAATTCAAAAATACCGGTTTGGTGATAAAATCAAATACTATCACTATGTCATGGAAGAATGTAAGAATTATTATATACCCAAATTATCAATCGCTACATTTGTTGAAAATGCTTGTATCCATGGAATTGAGGCTATGTCCACTGAGGGTGTAATCTCTATAACGATTACTCAGAATTCAGAATTTCTTAATATTGAAATATCTGATAACGGAAAAGGCTTTGAGGATCAGGAGTTAGAGCAATTAAGGTGGTCGTTTGAGCATGCGGATAATAAATTATTAAATGAAT